Proteins co-encoded in one Luteolibacter sp. Y139 genomic window:
- a CDS encoding HIT family protein, with protein sequence MPSSPHKQFADPATSDCIFCRIASSELEASLVFESPAVIAFLDLSPINPGHTLVIPRRHVSSFSDLQPAEAHALVEVAQRIATCLKAMLPDCEGITLSLADGEVAGQEVPHAHFHVIPRHANDHFGWRRFGQRAERSHLDSTAARLREQLKSER encoded by the coding sequence ATGCCTAGCTCACCGCACAAGCAGTTTGCCGACCCTGCGACGTCCGATTGCATCTTCTGCCGTATCGCCAGCAGTGAACTCGAAGCCAGTTTGGTTTTCGAGAGTCCCGCGGTAATCGCCTTTCTCGATCTTTCCCCGATCAATCCCGGCCACACCCTCGTGATTCCCCGGCGCCACGTCTCTTCATTCTCGGACCTCCAGCCTGCCGAAGCCCACGCTCTGGTAGAGGTGGCACAGCGTATCGCGACATGCCTCAAGGCGATGTTGCCGGATTGCGAAGGGATCACCTTATCCCTCGCCGATGGTGAGGTCGCCGGACAAGAGGTTCCCCATGCCCATTTCCACGTCATTCCCCGGCACGCGAACGATCACTTTGGCTGGCGACGCTTTGGCCAACGAGCCGAGCGATCCCATCTCGATTCAACGGCAGCACGACTTCGCGAGCAACTCAAGTCCGAGCGATGA
- a CDS encoding arabinan endo-1,5-alpha-L-arabinosidase, which translates to MRSFLMLPRVFLLFLAAALPLAAQFRPDDPYPRIHDPSTVVTEGAEAWCLCTGMGISLLHRENDGRWKREAPLFREYPAWHKTEVPENKGHLWAPDIIRLKDRWFVYYSVSSFGSNHSAIGLVTGKTLDPKSKDYGWKDEGVVMRSRRADRFNAIDPAVILDDGKLWMSYGSFWEGIFLIELNPETGLRKNDDAPLKLAMNMEIEAPFIHKHDGWYYLFVNWGKCCRGVDSTYEIRVGRSKKITGPYLDKDGTDMKDGGGSAFLATQGRFIGPGHASIFREKGKEWLVHHYYDKDRNGRSDLRMLPLAWKNGWPVTE; encoded by the coding sequence ATGCGTTCCTTCCTCATGCTTCCGCGGGTTTTCCTTCTCTTTCTTGCCGCTGCACTGCCGCTTGCCGCGCAGTTCCGGCCGGATGATCCGTATCCGCGGATCCATGATCCTTCGACGGTGGTGACGGAGGGTGCGGAGGCGTGGTGCCTTTGCACCGGTATGGGAATCAGCCTGCTCCATCGCGAAAACGACGGGCGCTGGAAGCGGGAGGCGCCGCTTTTCCGCGAGTATCCGGCATGGCACAAGACGGAGGTGCCGGAGAACAAGGGGCATCTGTGGGCGCCGGACATCATCCGGCTCAAGGACAGGTGGTTCGTTTACTACTCGGTCTCCAGCTTCGGCTCGAATCATTCGGCGATTGGCCTTGTGACTGGCAAGACGCTGGATCCGAAGTCGAAGGACTACGGGTGGAAGGATGAGGGCGTGGTCATGCGCTCGCGACGGGCGGATCGTTTCAATGCGATCGATCCCGCGGTGATTCTCGACGATGGGAAGCTGTGGATGAGCTACGGGTCATTTTGGGAGGGGATCTTCCTCATCGAGCTCAATCCTGAGACGGGCCTGCGGAAGAATGACGATGCGCCGTTGAAGCTCGCGATGAATATGGAGATCGAGGCTCCATTCATTCACAAGCACGATGGCTGGTACTATCTCTTCGTGAATTGGGGCAAATGCTGCCGTGGCGTGGATAGTACCTATGAGATCCGCGTGGGTCGCAGCAAGAAGATCACGGGGCCGTATCTCGACAAGGATGGGACCGATATGAAGGACGGAGGCGGTTCAGCTTTTCTCGCGACGCAGGGGCGCTTCATCGGTCCGGGTCATGCTTCGATCTTCCGTGAGAAGGGGAAGGAGTGGCTGGTGCATCACTATTACGACAAGGATCGCAACGGCCGCTCCGACTTGCGGATGTTGCCGCTCGCGTGGAAGAACGGCTGGCCGGTGACGGAGTGA
- a CDS encoding PVC-type heme-binding CxxCH protein yields MRTTLAAILCTAWMTVTQAAPPPMFVQEGTVEGAPSKGGFPAAEDLAKAKVIVLGGGERWTDEQRRLIEAFVEKGGGVVLVHDAITASGWVKGEAVRWSGTVPMFFTPPGRENQLTKGISNFDIEDEMIHGLDVAAGDQVLTTTWSPNRKHMKGTEPQPYVYGVSPVVWTESKGKGRVVYFVPGKRAETRSHPAIRTMMRRSLLWAAGEEKVDELSTKDDLAALVYPPGGPLSPQKEIESLKVHPDFKAELVASEGLISKPLNLDWDEKGRLWVIESLEYPEGKRGGGPESMYSVWQRETNLDKPAAVDRPGRDTVSWLEDKNGDGVMDTKHVFADDLDMATSFCFYKDGVIVAQPPSILYLRDTNGDGKADKREVLYTGLGTFDTHSVLNNLRWGLDGWVYATHGYSSSRKVTSGDGKTDFGGIGSGIVRFKPDGSKIEMVSAKSGNCWGVDVTADGEMFFTQPTSGDLVMHVPVSDRVMAEGGVGNQPSWQVMVHLRPVKPLMSWEEIVENQPNDVIGSFTAACGCAVYEGGAWPDQWKMGYFTCEPTVHIVHHEALSPDGVTYKAEKVRDEEFSATRDFWSRQIDTRVGPDGQLYVIDFYNQAILHNDPRGPIHLWNNQAARPDRDHFFGRIQRYSHKQSKPLPKVDLTTLDGRIAALGHPNREVRFRAQRLIEDGDVKAAAAKLKDAKGVAKIHSMWVRAAAGVLEENELIATLDDADAGIRVTAGRVIGAYPQFATKKVVDAIGDQLAKEKESRVRLQWLAGLPGDAVISPDALAAVPTDDRWSLAAVARLSKHDPAAVLAKSLAGPDAAKHAGLVRLLFDAGRKDADQLAGMLAALEGSEEMAVACLNSLYQGELPRSARLDQALGALAAKGSPKVRAAALPLAAKGWKAEQVDGAVAELLKAAGSDEPVLVSLAALPVYSKDLSTALAAGAAKSGAIRDAIAASGSADGAKLLIGSLSALSPQDKAKALEALLGKPASAIALIDALDSGELTLAVVGTTVLPRLADHPDAKVKEHAAPLMKKLRGASEAKDAIIARLLPEVSKPGNAETGKLLFATCATCHKYHEQGALIGPVLEGIGVHGVETLLTHIVDPNREVEPSYHVWNVTTTDGRTLSGFISRETASSIFVKNASGETEVPLNTIANRTNTGKSLMPEGFEGLGAEPLRDLIAYLRSGEQRFHTLSFGKAATADGSRGVYLSPDVAGDRVGIKKYGLVEEHGVPFQLPDPLTTPGGKNVIVLKGGMEDRAVSRTMPESVEIPVNAAVSRLHLLGGVAGWGFPVMREKDALVTIAVHYVGGGVEEIALRNGVEFADHAGRIDVPGSAWADLVDHGQMRYLWRDLKKKDGVIEKLVLTSGNKVAAPMIAAITLEAAAKDGKIAPPPVDGGPDGQSNASLPATKEKLRVLLAGGGGSHDFSAWFDREDQGVLRDVGCATLYTSDPGKAAEELARADVFVFSTNNPAYVRSPEFQRAFASYVADGGGLVLLHPATWYNFADWSAYNTTFVGGGARAHDPLGEFSLKVLKPEHPVVAGVQGEFKVRDELYQVNLLPDAKVQVLVETSVSSQTAKKHPSVWIVEHPKSRVVCIALGHDGDVHREANFRKLLANAVKWAGGK; encoded by the coding sequence ATGAGAACGACCCTTGCTGCGATTCTTTGTACTGCTTGGATGACCGTCACCCAGGCGGCTCCGCCCCCGATGTTCGTGCAGGAGGGCACGGTGGAAGGAGCACCGTCGAAAGGCGGCTTTCCGGCTGCGGAGGATTTGGCTAAGGCCAAAGTGATCGTGTTGGGTGGGGGCGAGCGCTGGACTGATGAGCAGCGGCGCTTGATCGAGGCTTTCGTGGAGAAGGGTGGTGGCGTGGTGCTGGTGCATGATGCGATCACGGCTTCCGGCTGGGTGAAGGGCGAGGCCGTTCGCTGGTCGGGGACGGTGCCGATGTTCTTCACGCCGCCGGGGCGCGAGAATCAGCTGACGAAAGGGATCTCGAATTTCGATATCGAGGATGAGATGATCCACGGGCTCGACGTGGCGGCCGGTGATCAGGTGCTGACGACGACGTGGTCGCCGAACCGGAAGCACATGAAGGGCACGGAGCCGCAGCCTTACGTCTATGGTGTCTCGCCGGTGGTGTGGACCGAGAGCAAGGGCAAGGGGCGGGTGGTGTATTTCGTTCCGGGGAAGCGCGCGGAGACGCGGTCGCATCCGGCGATCCGGACGATGATGCGCCGTTCGCTGCTGTGGGCTGCGGGTGAGGAGAAGGTGGATGAGCTTTCGACGAAGGACGATCTCGCCGCGCTGGTGTATCCGCCGGGCGGTCCGCTTTCGCCGCAGAAGGAGATCGAGAGCTTGAAGGTGCATCCCGATTTCAAGGCGGAGCTTGTCGCCTCCGAGGGATTGATCTCGAAGCCGCTCAATCTCGATTGGGATGAGAAGGGCAGGCTGTGGGTGATCGAGAGTCTCGAGTATCCGGAAGGCAAGCGGGGTGGGGGACCGGAGTCGATGTACTCGGTGTGGCAGCGCGAGACGAATCTGGACAAGCCTGCCGCCGTTGATCGGCCGGGGCGCGACACGGTTTCGTGGCTGGAGGACAAGAACGGCGACGGGGTGATGGATACCAAGCACGTCTTCGCCGATGACCTGGATATGGCGACGAGCTTCTGCTTTTACAAAGACGGAGTGATCGTCGCGCAGCCGCCGAGCATTCTCTACCTCCGTGATACCAATGGGGACGGCAAGGCTGACAAGCGCGAGGTGCTCTACACCGGCCTCGGCACTTTCGATACGCACTCGGTGCTCAATAACCTGCGCTGGGGCTTGGATGGGTGGGTCTATGCGACGCATGGCTACTCGTCGTCCCGGAAGGTCACCTCGGGTGATGGCAAGACGGACTTCGGCGGAATCGGTTCCGGGATCGTTCGCTTCAAGCCGGATGGGTCCAAGATCGAGATGGTGAGCGCCAAGAGCGGGAACTGCTGGGGTGTGGATGTCACGGCGGATGGGGAGATGTTTTTCACCCAGCCGACTTCCGGTGACCTCGTGATGCACGTGCCGGTCAGTGATCGCGTGATGGCGGAGGGGGGCGTCGGCAATCAGCCTTCGTGGCAGGTGATGGTGCACCTGCGGCCGGTGAAGCCGCTGATGTCGTGGGAGGAGATCGTGGAGAATCAACCCAACGATGTGATTGGGTCCTTCACGGCGGCTTGCGGCTGTGCGGTGTATGAAGGTGGAGCGTGGCCCGATCAGTGGAAGATGGGTTACTTCACCTGCGAGCCTACGGTGCACATCGTGCACCATGAGGCGCTTTCACCGGATGGGGTGACCTACAAGGCGGAGAAGGTCCGGGATGAGGAGTTCTCGGCGACGCGCGACTTCTGGAGCCGGCAGATCGACACGCGCGTTGGCCCGGATGGGCAGCTTTACGTGATCGACTTTTACAACCAGGCGATCCTTCACAATGACCCGCGCGGGCCGATCCATTTGTGGAACAATCAGGCTGCGCGGCCGGACCGGGATCATTTCTTCGGACGCATCCAGCGCTATAGCCACAAGCAATCGAAGCCGCTGCCGAAGGTGGATCTGACCACGCTTGATGGTCGCATTGCCGCGCTTGGCCATCCGAACCGTGAGGTGCGCTTCCGTGCCCAGCGCTTGATCGAGGACGGCGATGTCAAAGCTGCCGCTGCGAAGCTCAAGGATGCGAAGGGTGTGGCGAAGATTCACTCGATGTGGGTTCGTGCTGCGGCTGGTGTGCTGGAGGAGAACGAGCTGATCGCCACGCTGGATGATGCCGATGCAGGAATCCGTGTGACTGCGGGTCGTGTGATCGGTGCGTATCCGCAATTTGCCACGAAGAAGGTGGTGGATGCGATTGGTGACCAACTTGCGAAGGAGAAGGAATCGCGGGTGCGCTTGCAGTGGTTGGCTGGGCTTCCCGGTGATGCCGTGATTTCTCCTGATGCACTGGCAGCCGTTCCCACCGATGATCGCTGGTCGCTCGCGGCGGTGGCGCGCTTGTCGAAGCATGATCCGGCGGCGGTGCTGGCGAAGTCGCTGGCGGGTCCGGATGCGGCGAAGCATGCGGGTCTGGTGCGCTTGCTCTTTGATGCCGGTCGGAAGGATGCCGATCAACTGGCTGGCATGCTCGCGGCGCTGGAAGGTTCCGAAGAGATGGCGGTGGCGTGTTTGAATTCGCTCTATCAGGGGGAACTGCCGCGCAGTGCGCGACTGGATCAAGCGCTTGGGGCGTTGGCCGCGAAAGGCTCGCCGAAGGTGCGGGCAGCGGCGCTGCCGCTGGCGGCGAAGGGTTGGAAGGCGGAGCAGGTCGATGGCGCGGTGGCGGAGTTGTTGAAGGCTGCTGGCTCCGATGAGCCCGTGCTGGTTTCGCTCGCGGCCCTGCCGGTGTATTCGAAGGATCTTTCCACGGCGCTTGCTGCCGGTGCGGCGAAGTCGGGTGCGATCCGGGATGCGATTGCGGCCAGTGGTTCGGCCGATGGTGCGAAGCTGCTGATTGGCTCGCTTTCCGCGCTCAGTCCGCAGGACAAGGCGAAGGCGCTGGAGGCGTTGTTGGGCAAGCCGGCTTCTGCGATTGCTCTTATTGATGCCTTGGATAGCGGCGAGCTGACGCTGGCGGTGGTGGGCACCACGGTGCTGCCGCGCTTGGCCGATCACCCGGATGCGAAGGTGAAGGAGCATGCGGCGCCGCTGATGAAGAAGCTGCGCGGTGCCAGCGAGGCGAAGGATGCGATCATTGCGCGCTTGTTGCCGGAAGTCAGCAAGCCGGGGAATGCGGAGACGGGGAAGCTGCTCTTCGCCACCTGTGCGACGTGCCACAAGTATCATGAACAAGGTGCGCTTATCGGGCCGGTGCTCGAGGGCATCGGCGTCCATGGTGTCGAGACGCTGCTGACTCACATCGTGGATCCGAATCGCGAGGTGGAGCCGAGCTATCATGTGTGGAACGTCACCACCACCGATGGCCGCACGCTGTCCGGATTCATCAGCCGGGAGACGGCCAGCAGCATCTTCGTGAAGAATGCGTCCGGTGAGACTGAGGTGCCGCTAAACACGATCGCCAATCGCACAAATACCGGCAAGTCGCTGATGCCGGAGGGCTTTGAGGGCTTGGGGGCCGAGCCGCTGCGGGATCTGATTGCCTACCTCCGTTCGGGTGAGCAGCGATTCCATACGCTCTCCTTCGGCAAGGCGGCGACTGCCGATGGTAGCCGTGGCGTTTATCTCTCGCCGGATGTCGCGGGGGATCGTGTGGGTATCAAGAAATATGGCCTCGTCGAAGAGCACGGCGTGCCCTTCCAGCTTCCTGATCCGCTGACCACGCCAGGTGGCAAGAATGTCATCGTGCTGAAGGGTGGGATGGAAGATCGCGCGGTGAGCCGGACGATGCCGGAGAGCGTTGAGATTCCGGTGAATGCCGCGGTGAGCCGCTTGCATTTGTTAGGCGGGGTCGCGGGCTGGGGCTTCCCGGTGATGCGGGAGAAGGATGCGCTGGTGACCATCGCCGTTCACTATGTCGGTGGCGGAGTGGAGGAGATCGCTTTGCGCAACGGCGTGGAGTTCGCGGATCACGCGGGCCGCATCGACGTTCCGGGTTCGGCTTGGGCAGATCTCGTGGATCACGGCCAGATGCGCTACCTGTGGCGCGATTTGAAGAAGAAGGATGGGGTGATCGAGAAGCTGGTGCTCACCAGCGGCAACAAGGTGGCGGCGCCGATGATTGCGGCGATCACCTTGGAGGCTGCCGCGAAGGACGGCAAAATCGCCCCGCCGCCGGTCGATGGCGGGCCGGATGGGCAATCGAATGCGTCCTTGCCCGCGACGAAGGAAAAGCTCCGCGTGCTGCTTGCCGGCGGCGGTGGCTCGCATGATTTCTCGGCGTGGTTTGATCGCGAGGATCAGGGTGTCTTGCGCGATGTAGGCTGTGCGACGCTCTACACCTCGGACCCCGGCAAGGCGGCTGAAGAGTTGGCGCGCGCGGATGTGTTTGTCTTCAGCACGAACAATCCGGCTTACGTCCGTTCCCCCGAGTTTCAGCGGGCCTTTGCTTCCTATGTGGCGGATGGCGGTGGCCTGGTGCTGCTTCATCCGGCGACGTGGTATAACTTCGCCGATTGGTCGGCTTACAATACGACCTTCGTCGGTGGCGGAGCCCGGGCGCACGATCCGCTCGGCGAGTTCAGCCTGAAGGTTCTCAAGCCGGAGCATCCGGTGGTCGCCGGCGTGCAGGGTGAGTTCAAGGTGCGCGATGAACTCTATCAGGTGAACCTCCTGCCGGATGCGAAGGTGCAGGTGCTGGTGGAGACTTCAGTCTCCAGCCAGACGGCCAAGAAGCATCCGTCCGTGTGGATTGTGGAGCACCCGAAGTCGCGGGTCGTGTGCATTGCCCTGGGTCACGACGGGGATGTCCACCGCGAGGCCAACTTCCGCAAGCTGCTGGCGAATGCGGTGAAGTGGGCGGGCGGGAAGTAA
- a CDS encoding AraC family transcriptional regulator, giving the protein MSAPETQASRRSVTRADASDDRDWLRDSPVCPLLAQHHIAHAGVLEGGPAFEMSRPDQSGTFMLACYSGSGLVKADGQWRSVTAGQACLLPPFVTNAMKTTGREPWRMCWVRYLESRESNPIVSAASPVLGAYDPQPLLNAIQGLHAECTGANAPAMLHLWTELIHGYVLRFAQPHQSDARLWKLWDAVEKSLDHSWSLEELAARACVCKEHLRRLCRDELGRSPMQHVTFLRMQTARHLLSTTDEKVETITRMVGYSNPHTFSNTYKKWIGWRPSENRR; this is encoded by the coding sequence ATGTCCGCTCCTGAGACCCAAGCGAGCCGGCGTTCGGTGACTCGCGCCGACGCCAGCGACGACCGCGACTGGCTGCGCGATAGCCCGGTGTGCCCTTTGCTGGCGCAGCATCACATCGCGCACGCGGGGGTTTTGGAGGGTGGTCCGGCGTTTGAAATGTCGCGGCCGGATCAGTCGGGGACCTTCATGCTCGCGTGCTACAGCGGCAGTGGATTGGTGAAGGCGGACGGGCAATGGCGGAGTGTGACGGCCGGGCAGGCCTGCCTGCTGCCGCCGTTCGTGACGAATGCGATGAAGACGACGGGTCGCGAGCCGTGGCGGATGTGCTGGGTGCGCTATTTGGAATCGCGTGAGTCGAATCCGATCGTGTCGGCTGCTTCGCCGGTGCTCGGTGCTTATGATCCGCAGCCTTTGTTGAATGCGATCCAAGGGCTGCATGCGGAGTGTACTGGAGCGAATGCGCCGGCGATGTTGCACCTGTGGACGGAGCTGATTCACGGCTATGTGCTGCGTTTCGCGCAGCCGCACCAGAGCGATGCGCGGCTATGGAAGCTGTGGGACGCGGTGGAGAAGTCGCTGGATCACTCGTGGTCGCTGGAGGAGCTGGCGGCGCGCGCGTGTGTGTGCAAGGAGCACTTGCGGCGGCTTTGTCGCGATGAGCTTGGGCGGAGTCCGATGCAGCATGTGACCTTTCTGCGGATGCAGACGGCGCGGCATCTGCTGTCCACGACGGACGAGAAGGTGGAGACGATCACGCGGATGGTGGGCTACTCGAACCCGCATACCTTTTCTAACACCTACAAGAAGTGGATCGGGTGGCGGCCTTCGGAGAACCGGCGGTGA
- the lysS gene encoding lysine--tRNA ligase — MSETAQPQSTEAELIAVRREKLGKLRELGVDPFGAAFETTHTPIGLRENFAEGLQVKVAGRVNGWRNMGKSCFFHVGDIHGQVQGFISVKELSPEDLAIFECLERGDWLGIEGETFLTRTGEPTVKVAKFTVLSKSLRPMPDKWHGVADREIKYRKRHLDLMSNEESAAVFVTRSRMVAEIRSFFHERGYLEVETPMLQDIPGGAAARPFETYHNALGMPLTMRIAPELFLKRLLVGGFTKVFELNRNFRNEGISRRHNPEFTMLEAYQAFADFEIMADLVETLVCRLAEKFCGGLKIEHKDEEGNVTRTINLERPWKRANYHDLIAEAAGADFFTITAEQRRQRCEELGVQISENMEDHEVIQQVFEKKVEEHSFDPCFVTRVSSELVPLAKVTPGGKTVEVYELIINGQEISPGYSELNDPDVQRDRLEHQAGGEEEQKVDYDFIETLEHGMPPAGGIGIGIDRLIMMLTGAPTIRDVILFPLLKRKD, encoded by the coding sequence ATGTCAGAAACCGCTCAGCCCCAATCGACCGAAGCCGAACTCATCGCCGTCCGCCGTGAGAAGCTCGGCAAATTGCGCGAGCTCGGCGTGGATCCCTTCGGGGCGGCCTTCGAGACCACCCACACCCCCATCGGCCTGCGCGAAAACTTCGCCGAAGGCCTCCAGGTGAAGGTCGCCGGTCGCGTCAATGGCTGGCGGAACATGGGCAAGTCCTGCTTTTTCCACGTCGGCGACATCCACGGTCAGGTTCAGGGCTTTATCTCTGTGAAGGAGCTCTCTCCCGAAGACCTCGCCATCTTCGAGTGCCTCGAGCGCGGCGACTGGCTCGGCATCGAGGGCGAAACCTTCCTCACCCGCACCGGCGAGCCGACCGTGAAGGTCGCCAAGTTCACCGTGCTCTCGAAGTCCCTGCGCCCTATGCCCGACAAGTGGCACGGCGTCGCCGACCGCGAGATCAAGTACCGCAAGCGCCACCTCGACCTCATGTCGAATGAGGAAAGCGCCGCCGTCTTCGTCACCCGCAGCCGGATGGTCGCGGAAATCCGCAGCTTCTTCCACGAGCGCGGCTACCTCGAAGTCGAGACGCCCATGCTGCAGGACATCCCCGGCGGTGCCGCGGCGCGTCCCTTCGAGACATACCACAATGCGCTCGGCATGCCGCTCACCATGCGCATCGCGCCGGAGCTCTTCCTCAAGCGCCTGCTCGTCGGCGGCTTCACCAAGGTCTTCGAACTCAACCGCAACTTCCGCAACGAAGGCATCTCCCGCCGCCACAATCCCGAGTTCACCATGCTGGAGGCCTACCAAGCCTTCGCTGACTTCGAGATCATGGCGGACCTCGTCGAGACCCTCGTCTGCCGCCTCGCCGAGAAGTTCTGCGGCGGCCTGAAGATCGAGCACAAGGACGAGGAGGGCAACGTCACCCGCACCATCAATCTCGAGCGCCCCTGGAAGCGCGCGAACTACCACGACCTCATCGCCGAGGCCGCCGGTGCCGACTTCTTCACCATCACTGCAGAGCAACGCCGCCAGCGCTGCGAGGAACTCGGCGTCCAGATCTCTGAAAACATGGAAGACCACGAGGTCATCCAGCAGGTCTTCGAAAAGAAGGTCGAGGAACACAGCTTCGACCCTTGCTTCGTCACCCGTGTCTCCAGCGAACTCGTCCCGCTCGCCAAGGTCACCCCCGGCGGCAAGACCGTCGAAGTCTACGAGCTCATCATCAACGGCCAGGAAATCAGCCCCGGCTACTCCGAGCTCAATGACCCGGACGTCCAGCGCGACCGCCTCGAACACCAGGCCGGCGGCGAGGAAGAACAGAAGGTCGACTACGATTTCATCGAAACCCTCGAGCACGGCATGCCCCCCGCCGGCGGCATCGGCATCGGCATCGATCGCCTCATCATGATGCTCACCGGCGCCCCCACCATCCGCGACGTCATCCTCTTCCCGCTCCTCAAGCGGAAGGACTAA
- a CDS encoding M56 family metallopeptidase, with amino-acid sequence MSLPDHYLVTVALHALVLSTAVFLAILCLRRPQRISVVALCGTLAIALLPWISAMRPQSPAAPKSIEQSGASTAVTLPEWTVVRIPMVETSTPATPVSSSSFEMPETATLVTAIWALGGMLAFIPLMLAVIKLLRWRRTLARPDDAAWQAIHQAEPDLPSRCHFRISPVDASPCVTGFFKPVIVIPPFLLDPAKRRELRWALRHELRHWQGADSRWIMALEWMRITQWWNPFVHLLVSRWKMAREQVCDIAASDDDRATYGEFLIEMAAQPSSPHPLAVTMVRQHRLKTLKTRIVTILAAAPGTVTRLEKSVLFSACLAMLGAALVISCVKVGDPVKDLQGSSTSIEQVAATSEEEGPAKRLQSGFAAQVKIQTKVIVADTQEVQGGSVLTDAEMQQLMRKFAQKKGTDLMTFPVVTARTDEMALIEILREHPDDPPWQTDFNHPELRKNRFAGWSIRVAPTYDDGKIRVRAEVGYGYVPGGHYSPDAGAHSMFDKDEKIDWKKLVRKDATGRGTLNAGETLAIDLGKMENNRFGTIFFTLVPISPTGFELKSFKEAARRRPVVVAGKLKLRGTILEREFFEELVTAYLEDVPVIP; translated from the coding sequence ATGAGCCTGCCCGACCACTACCTCGTGACCGTGGCGCTGCACGCCCTTGTGCTCTCCACCGCGGTCTTCCTCGCGATCCTTTGCCTCCGGAGGCCGCAGCGCATTTCAGTGGTCGCCTTGTGCGGCACCCTGGCCATTGCGCTTCTTCCGTGGATCTCTGCGATGAGACCGCAGTCACCTGCCGCCCCGAAGAGCATCGAACAATCGGGCGCTTCTACCGCGGTGACCTTGCCCGAGTGGACCGTCGTGCGAATTCCCATGGTGGAAACATCCACGCCCGCCACGCCAGTCTCCTCATCGTCTTTCGAGATGCCGGAGACAGCGACGCTTGTTACAGCGATCTGGGCACTAGGTGGCATGCTTGCCTTCATCCCGCTCATGCTGGCCGTCATCAAGCTGCTCCGCTGGCGGCGCACGCTCGCCCGGCCGGACGACGCAGCATGGCAAGCGATTCATCAGGCAGAACCGGATCTTCCCAGCCGATGCCACTTCCGGATCTCACCGGTTGATGCCAGCCCCTGCGTCACCGGCTTCTTCAAGCCCGTCATCGTCATCCCGCCTTTCTTGCTCGATCCCGCGAAACGCCGCGAACTCCGCTGGGCCTTGCGCCATGAATTGAGACACTGGCAAGGAGCTGACTCACGGTGGATCATGGCCTTGGAATGGATGCGAATCACCCAGTGGTGGAATCCCTTCGTCCATCTCCTCGTCTCCCGCTGGAAGATGGCGCGCGAACAAGTCTGCGACATCGCTGCAAGCGACGATGACCGCGCAACCTATGGCGAGTTCCTCATCGAGATGGCCGCCCAGCCATCCTCGCCCCATCCCCTCGCCGTAACCATGGTCCGGCAACATCGGCTGAAAACGCTGAAAACTCGCATCGTGACCATCCTGGCAGCAGCACCAGGAACCGTAACCCGGCTCGAAAAGAGCGTCCTCTTCTCCGCATGCCTCGCGATGCTGGGAGCCGCGCTGGTGATCTCCTGTGTGAAGGTCGGAGACCCCGTCAAGGATCTGCAGGGATCAAGCACCTCCATCGAGCAGGTCGCCGCAACCTCTGAGGAGGAAGGCCCCGCCAAGCGGCTCCAGTCAGGCTTCGCTGCCCAAGTCAAAATCCAAACCAAGGTCATCGTTGCCGATACCCAGGAAGTGCAGGGCGGAAGCGTGCTCACCGACGCAGAGATGCAGCAGTTGATGAGAAAATTCGCCCAGAAAAAGGGCACCGATCTGATGACCTTTCCCGTCGTCACGGCACGTACGGACGAAATGGCGCTGATCGAGATCCTGCGGGAACATCCCGACGACCCTCCTTGGCAAACCGACTTCAACCACCCCGAACTGCGCAAGAACCGCTTTGCCGGCTGGAGCATTCGCGTCGCCCCCACCTACGATGACGGGAAGATCAGAGTCCGCGCAGAGGTCGGCTACGGGTATGTGCCGGGCGGTCACTACTCGCCGGATGCGGGAGCCCATTCCATGTTCGATAAGGACGAAAAGATCGATTGGAAGAAGCTCGTGCGGAAGGATGCCACCGGACGTGGCACCTTGAACGCGGGCGAAACCCTCGCGATCGACCTCGGCAAAATGGAGAACAACCGCTTCGGAACGATCTTCTTCACGCTCGTTCCGATCAGTCCAACCGGATTTGAGCTGAAGAGCTTCAAGGAAGCCGCCCGCCGTCGTCCTGTCGTTGTCGCAGGAAAGCTGAAACTGCGCGGAACCATCCTTGAGCGTGAATTCTTCGAGGAATTGGTCACCGCATACTTGGAAGATGTCCCAGTCATTCCATGA
- a CDS encoding BlaI/MecI/CopY family transcriptional regulator, whose translation MKPLPALSPAEQALMDLIWQKQPVSVAALLELVNSDRVEPITRNTLQTQLTRLEAKGWLKHEDGDRVRLYRSAVPEKRGRGKILTELKQRLFGGSGISLVRCLVEEGGLSDTEIKELNELIAKHRKGGKP comes from the coding sequence ATGAAGCCCCTTCCCGCGCTTTCCCCTGCCGAACAAGCGTTGATGGATCTGATCTGGCAAAAGCAGCCCGTCTCCGTCGCTGCCCTGCTTGAGCTGGTGAACAGCGACCGCGTCGAGCCCATCACTCGCAATACCCTGCAAACCCAGCTCACCCGCCTCGAAGCCAAGGGCTGGCTGAAGCACGAGGACGGCGACCGCGTCCGGCTCTACCGATCCGCCGTCCCTGAAAAACGTGGCCGCGGAAAAATCCTCACCGAGCTCAAGCAGCGCCTCTTCGGCGGCTCCGGAATCTCTCTCGTTCGCTGCCTCGTCGAGGAAGGCGGCCTGAGCGATACCGAGATCAAGGAACTCAATGAGCTGATCGCGAAGCACCGGAAAGGGGGCAAGCCATGA